The Halictus rubicundus isolate RS-2024b chromosome 3, iyHalRubi1_principal, whole genome shotgun sequence genome includes a region encoding these proteins:
- the LOC143352540 gene encoding protein THEM6 isoform X1, which produces MITCWVLTGVFLAIVAIYGLIEIHYFLRMFFTVFFARFCKKRVNILDETTVYGICATTDVDTLLYHMNNARYLRELDFARADFYERTSLYREICSQGSGVVQGAATIRYRRFVKPLSIFKITSKIIYWDERSVFMEHRFITPNDGFVRAIAICRQRLLDCSAEAVIGSLMERGVKQTADVEAGVTQIDADKLGRTLQMPHVRPEMPPEVAKWLESNEISSAHLRQAAAAATTNC; this is translated from the exons ATGATCACTTGTTGGGTGCTGACCGGCGTGTTCCTCGCCATCGTCGCCATCTACGGCCTAATCGAGATACACTACTTCCTCAGGATGTTCTTCACCGTGTTCTTCGCGCGGTTCTGCAAGAAACGCGTCAACATCCTTGACGAGACCACCGTCTATG GTATTTGCGCCACCACCGATGTGGACACGCTCCTCTACCACATGAACAACGCGAGGTATCTTCGCGAGCTGGACTTCGCAAGGGCAGACTTCTATGAAAGGACGAGCTTATACCGCGAGATCTGCTCGCAAGGATCGGGGGTTGTGCAGGGGGCTGCGACGATTCGCTATCGACGATTTGTCAAGCCGCTTTCCATCTTCAAAATTACGTCCAAG ATTATATACTGGGACGAGAGATCGGTGTTCATGGAGCACCGATTCATTACTCCAAACGACGGATTCGTACGCGCTATAGCAATTTGCAGGCAAAGACTGTTGGACTGTAGCGCAGAGGCTGTGATCGGATCCCTAATGGAACGAGGAGTGAAACAGACTGCAGACGTCGAGGCTGGCGTCACTCAG ATCGATGCAGATAAATTGGGGCGCACGTTGCAGATGCCACACGTGAGACCGGAGATGCCACCGGAAGTCGCCAAGTGGCTCGAGAGCAACGAGATCTCTTCGGCGCATCTGAGGCAGGCTGCGGCGGCGGCGACCACAAATTGCTGA
- the LOC143352540 gene encoding protein THEM6 isoform X2, with protein MITCWVLTGVFLAIVAIYGLIEIHYFLRMFFTVFFARFCKKRVNILDETTVYGICATTDVDTLLYHMNNARYLRELDFARADFYERTSLYREICSQGSGVVQGAATIRYRRFVKPLSIFKITSKIIYWDERSVFMEHRFITPNDGFVRAIAICRQRLLDCSAEAVIGSLMERGVKQTADVEAGVTQMPHVRPEMPPEVAKWLESNEISSAHLRQAAAAATTNC; from the exons ATGATCACTTGTTGGGTGCTGACCGGCGTGTTCCTCGCCATCGTCGCCATCTACGGCCTAATCGAGATACACTACTTCCTCAGGATGTTCTTCACCGTGTTCTTCGCGCGGTTCTGCAAGAAACGCGTCAACATCCTTGACGAGACCACCGTCTATG GTATTTGCGCCACCACCGATGTGGACACGCTCCTCTACCACATGAACAACGCGAGGTATCTTCGCGAGCTGGACTTCGCAAGGGCAGACTTCTATGAAAGGACGAGCTTATACCGCGAGATCTGCTCGCAAGGATCGGGGGTTGTGCAGGGGGCTGCGACGATTCGCTATCGACGATTTGTCAAGCCGCTTTCCATCTTCAAAATTACGTCCAAG ATTATATACTGGGACGAGAGATCGGTGTTCATGGAGCACCGATTCATTACTCCAAACGACGGATTCGTACGCGCTATAGCAATTTGCAGGCAAAGACTGTTGGACTGTAGCGCAGAGGCTGTGATCGGATCCCTAATGGAACGAGGAGTGAAACAGACTGCAGACGTCGAGGCTGGCGTCACTCAG ATGCCACACGTGAGACCGGAGATGCCACCGGAAGTCGCCAAGTGGCTCGAGAGCAACGAGATCTCTTCGGCGCATCTGAGGCAGGCTGCGGCGGCGGCGACCACAAATTGCTGA